A window of Corallococcus macrosporus DSM 14697 contains these coding sequences:
- the metF gene encoding methylenetetrahydrofolate reductase [NAD(P)H], translating into MKIRNRLNPSDPCFSFEFFPPRTDEGEANLLKALEDLAALQPGFVSVTEGAGGSTRTKTVELVLRIKQETGIEAMAHLTCGGHTPAELRAVLERLSAAKVDNILVLRGDPPKGQAAFEPAPGGFRYAAEMVRFIREEDFNFCLGGACYPEGHVETPSRDDDLRHLKAKVDAGLDFVVTQLFFDNAFYFDFVERARRAGINVPIVPGIMPITNYEQIQRFTRLCGATVPMRLALQLERVKDNPEAMAQLGVAHATVQCMELLSRGVPGIHFYTLNKSPATRMIVSALRARS; encoded by the coding sequence ATGAAGATTCGTAATCGGTTGAATCCCTCCGACCCGTGCTTCTCCTTCGAGTTCTTCCCGCCCCGGACGGACGAGGGCGAGGCGAACCTGCTCAAGGCGCTGGAGGATCTGGCGGCCCTGCAGCCCGGGTTCGTCTCCGTGACGGAGGGCGCGGGCGGGAGCACCCGGACCAAGACGGTGGAGCTGGTGCTGCGCATCAAGCAGGAGACGGGCATCGAGGCGATGGCCCACCTGACCTGCGGCGGCCACACGCCGGCGGAGCTGCGCGCCGTGCTGGAGCGGCTGTCCGCCGCGAAGGTGGACAACATCCTGGTGCTGCGCGGAGACCCGCCCAAGGGCCAGGCGGCCTTCGAGCCCGCGCCCGGGGGCTTCCGCTACGCGGCGGAGATGGTGCGATTCATCCGAGAAGAGGATTTCAACTTCTGCCTCGGGGGAGCGTGCTATCCGGAGGGCCACGTGGAGACGCCTTCACGTGACGACGACCTGCGTCATCTCAAGGCCAAGGTGGATGCCGGCCTGGACTTCGTGGTGACGCAGCTCTTCTTCGACAACGCGTTCTACTTCGACTTCGTGGAGCGGGCGCGGCGCGCGGGCATCAACGTCCCCATCGTCCCCGGCATCATGCCCATCACCAACTACGAGCAGATTCAACGCTTCACGCGCCTGTGCGGAGCCACCGTGCCCATGCGCCTGGCGTTGCAGCTCGAGCGGGTGAAGGACAACCCCGAGGCCATGGCCCAGCTCGGCGTGGCCCATGCGACGGTGCAGTGCATGGAGCTGCTGTCGCGCGGCGTGCCCGGCATCCACTTCTACACGCTCAACAAGTCCCCGGCGACGC
- the gcvT gene encoding glycine cleavage system aminomethyltransferase GcvT, translating into MARQTPLNEAHRKLGARMVDFAGWDMPVQYTSIIGEHEAVRTAVGLFDVSHMGEVEFTGPGALETVNALISNDLARIADGQAVYAGLLDERGTFVDDVVAYRFSPERILLCVNSSNREKDFAWMKTHARGVTPVDRGDDYAQIAVQGPKAAGLVQRLTKTDVSRIGTYRFAEGEVAGVPSIISRTGYTGEDGFELYCAAKDAVALWDALLTEGQQDGVKPCGLGARDSLRTEMKYALYGNDIDDQHTALEAGLGWIVKLDKADFIGKEALAAQKAAGVKRKLVGFELTGSGIPRHGYAILKDGARVGEVTSGTMGPSVKKAIGIGYVPVALSAEGSTFDVDIRGRAVPAVVVKTPFYKKP; encoded by the coding sequence ATGGCCCGGCAGACGCCCCTCAACGAGGCCCACCGCAAGCTGGGGGCCCGGATGGTCGACTTCGCTGGCTGGGACATGCCCGTCCAGTACACCTCCATCATCGGCGAGCATGAGGCCGTGCGCACCGCCGTGGGCCTGTTCGACGTCTCGCACATGGGCGAGGTGGAGTTCACCGGCCCCGGCGCCCTGGAGACGGTCAACGCGCTCATCTCCAACGACCTGGCCCGCATCGCGGACGGGCAGGCGGTGTACGCGGGCCTGCTCGACGAGCGGGGCACCTTCGTGGATGACGTGGTCGCCTACCGCTTCAGCCCCGAGCGCATCCTCCTCTGCGTCAACTCCAGCAACCGCGAGAAGGACTTCGCGTGGATGAAGACGCACGCCAGGGGCGTGACGCCCGTGGACCGCGGTGACGACTACGCGCAGATCGCCGTGCAGGGCCCCAAGGCCGCCGGCCTGGTCCAGCGCCTGACGAAGACGGACGTGTCCAGGATTGGCACCTACCGCTTCGCCGAGGGCGAGGTCGCCGGCGTCCCCAGCATCATCTCCCGCACCGGCTACACCGGCGAGGACGGCTTCGAGCTGTACTGCGCGGCGAAGGACGCGGTGGCGCTGTGGGACGCGCTGCTCACCGAGGGCCAGCAGGACGGCGTGAAGCCGTGTGGCCTGGGCGCGCGCGACAGCCTCCGCACGGAGATGAAGTACGCGCTCTACGGCAATGACATCGACGACCAGCACACCGCGCTGGAGGCCGGGCTGGGGTGGATCGTCAAGCTCGACAAGGCGGACTTCATCGGCAAGGAGGCGCTGGCGGCGCAGAAGGCCGCGGGCGTGAAGCGCAAGCTGGTGGGCTTCGAGCTGACCGGCAGCGGCATCCCCCGCCACGGCTACGCCATCCTCAAGGACGGCGCCAGGGTGGGCGAGGTCACCAGCGGCACCATGGGGCCCTCCGTGAAGAAGGCCATTGGCATCGGCTACGTGCCCGTGGCGTTGTCCGCGGAAGGGTCGACCTTCGACGTGGACATCCGGGGGCGCGCGGTGCCCGCGGTGGTGGTCAAGACGCCTTTCTACAAGAAGCCCTGA
- the gcvH gene encoding glycine cleavage system protein GcvH, which translates to MANVPGDLKYTEEHEWARVQGNVVVVGVTDHAQTSLGDVVYVELPKVGAKVSKGDAVGSIESVKAVSELFSPVAGTVVKVNDTLTESPEQVNDAPYGEGWLLEIELSDPKQVDGLLDAAAYTELLKNA; encoded by the coding sequence ATGGCCAACGTTCCTGGCGACCTGAAGTACACCGAAGAGCACGAGTGGGCCCGTGTGCAGGGCAACGTGGTGGTGGTGGGTGTCACCGACCACGCCCAGACCTCTCTGGGAGACGTCGTCTACGTGGAGCTGCCCAAGGTCGGCGCCAAGGTGTCGAAGGGCGACGCGGTGGGCAGCATTGAATCCGTGAAGGCGGTGTCCGAGCTGTTCTCGCCCGTGGCGGGCACGGTGGTGAAGGTGAACGACACCCTGACGGAGAGCCCCGAGCAGGTGAACGACGCGCCGTACGGGGAGGGCTGGTTGCTGGAGATCGAGCTGTCGGACCCCAAGCAGGTGGACGGCCTCCTGGACGCCGCCGCCTACACCGAGCTGCTCAAGAACGCCTGA
- the gcvP gene encoding aminomethyl-transferring glycine dehydrogenase → MSLNWKYQEPFAGRHIGPDDTELKQLLSALGVDSLDAFIDQAVPPAIRAREPLKLGPARGEHELLAALESIAAKNQVFRSFIGMGYHDTHTPNVILRNVFQNPGWYTQYTPYQAEIAQGRLEALLNFQTLIMDLTGLEVANASLLDEGTAAAEAMALALHAKGDDEGAAFFVSEACHPQTVDVVRTRAQPLGVEVVVGDHRTVDLGSRKFVGALVQYPATDGAVHDYRAFGEQVHAAGGLLVVAADLLSLTLLTPPGEFGADVAVGSAQRFGVPMGYGGPHAGYFATRNAYTRVMPGRLIGVSEDAQGRRALRMALQTREQHIRREKATSNICTAQVLLAVIASMYAVYHGPSGLKSIAERVHGLTVLLARGLAKLGLKLKHDQYFDTVRVELTAPHVRAVLGAAEAARMNFRRIDEKTLGVSLDETTRPADVEDILSAFATGTGKSSAPVLADLVGEGVESVVAPALRRASAYLTHPVFNSYHSETEMLRYIRRLESKDLSLTHSMIPLGSCTMKLNATAEMIPVTWPQFGRLHPFAPTSQAAGYKVIFEQLEQMLTQVTGFAGCSLQPNAGSQGEYAGLLVIRAYHQSRGQGHRDVCLIPSSAHGTNPASAVMAGYKVVVTKCDENGNIDLDDLRAKAEAHKDALAALMVTYPSTHGVFEEEIREICAIVHERGGQVYMDGANLNAQVGLTAPGLIGADVCHINLHKTFCIPHGGGGPGMGPICVASHLVKFLPGHPVIQTGGSEAIGAISAAPWGSASILLISWMYIAMMGAEGLTQATKLAILSANYVAARLDAHYPVLYRGKRGKVAHECIVDLRPLKKTAGVEVEDVAKRLMDYGFHAPTVSFPVAGTLMIEPTESESKAELDRFCDAMISIRQEIRDIEEGRAPRDNNLLKHAPHTARVVTAPEWNRPYSREQAVFPAPWVRDNKFWPSVGRLNSVLGDRKLVCSCPPIEDYMTPEPKAATA, encoded by the coding sequence ATGTCCTTGAACTGGAAGTATCAGGAGCCGTTTGCCGGCCGTCACATCGGTCCGGATGACACCGAGCTGAAGCAGTTGCTGTCCGCGCTGGGCGTGGACTCGCTCGATGCCTTCATCGACCAGGCCGTCCCGCCCGCCATCCGCGCCAGGGAGCCGCTGAAGCTCGGCCCCGCGCGCGGCGAGCACGAGCTGCTCGCCGCCCTGGAGTCCATCGCCGCGAAGAACCAGGTGTTCCGGTCCTTCATCGGCATGGGCTACCACGACACGCACACGCCCAACGTCATCCTCCGCAACGTCTTCCAGAACCCGGGCTGGTACACCCAGTACACGCCCTACCAGGCGGAGATTGCCCAGGGCCGGCTGGAGGCGCTGCTCAACTTCCAGACGCTCATCATGGACCTCACCGGGCTGGAGGTGGCCAACGCCTCGCTGCTCGACGAGGGCACCGCGGCCGCCGAGGCCATGGCCCTGGCGCTCCACGCGAAGGGTGACGACGAAGGCGCGGCCTTCTTCGTCTCCGAGGCCTGCCACCCGCAGACGGTGGACGTGGTGCGCACCCGCGCCCAGCCGCTGGGCGTGGAGGTGGTGGTGGGGGACCACCGCACGGTGGACCTGGGCTCGAGGAAGTTCGTGGGCGCGCTGGTGCAGTACCCGGCCACCGACGGCGCGGTGCATGACTACCGCGCCTTCGGGGAGCAGGTGCACGCCGCGGGCGGCCTGCTCGTGGTGGCCGCGGACCTGCTGAGCCTCACGCTGCTGACGCCGCCGGGCGAGTTCGGCGCGGACGTGGCGGTGGGCAGCGCCCAGCGCTTCGGCGTGCCCATGGGCTATGGCGGGCCGCACGCGGGCTACTTCGCCACCAGGAACGCGTACACCCGCGTCATGCCGGGCCGCCTCATCGGCGTGTCCGAGGACGCGCAGGGCCGCCGCGCGCTGCGCATGGCGCTCCAGACGCGTGAGCAGCACATCCGCCGCGAGAAGGCGACGAGCAACATCTGCACCGCGCAGGTGCTGCTGGCCGTCATCGCCAGCATGTACGCGGTGTACCACGGCCCCTCCGGGCTGAAGTCCATCGCGGAGCGCGTGCACGGCCTCACGGTGCTGCTGGCGCGGGGGCTGGCGAAGCTGGGCCTCAAGCTGAAGCACGACCAGTACTTCGACACGGTGCGCGTGGAGCTGACGGCGCCGCACGTGCGCGCGGTGCTGGGCGCCGCGGAAGCCGCGCGGATGAACTTCCGCCGCATCGACGAGAAGACGCTGGGCGTGTCCCTGGACGAGACGACGCGCCCGGCGGACGTGGAGGACATCCTGTCGGCCTTCGCCACGGGGACCGGCAAGTCCTCGGCGCCGGTGCTGGCGGACCTGGTGGGGGAGGGCGTGGAGAGCGTCGTGGCGCCGGCGCTGCGCCGCGCCAGCGCGTACCTCACGCACCCCGTCTTCAACAGCTACCACTCCGAGACGGAGATGCTGCGCTACATCCGGCGGCTCGAGTCGAAGGACCTGTCCCTCACGCACTCGATGATTCCGCTGGGGAGCTGCACCATGAAGCTCAACGCCACCGCGGAGATGATTCCGGTGACGTGGCCCCAGTTCGGGCGGCTGCACCCCTTCGCGCCCACCTCGCAGGCGGCCGGCTACAAGGTCATCTTCGAGCAGCTCGAGCAGATGCTGACGCAGGTGACGGGCTTCGCCGGTTGCTCGCTCCAGCCCAACGCCGGCAGCCAGGGCGAGTACGCGGGCCTGCTGGTCATCCGCGCCTACCACCAGAGCCGCGGCCAGGGGCACCGGGACGTGTGCCTGATTCCGTCCTCCGCGCACGGCACCAACCCGGCCTCGGCGGTGATGGCGGGCTACAAGGTCGTCGTCACGAAGTGCGACGAGAATGGCAACATCGACCTGGACGACCTGCGCGCCAAGGCGGAGGCGCACAAGGACGCGCTCGCCGCGCTGATGGTGACGTACCCGTCCACCCACGGCGTGTTCGAGGAGGAGATTCGCGAAATCTGCGCCATCGTCCACGAGCGCGGCGGCCAGGTGTACATGGACGGCGCCAACCTCAACGCGCAGGTGGGCCTCACCGCGCCGGGGTTGATTGGCGCGGACGTGTGCCACATCAACCTGCACAAGACGTTCTGCATCCCGCACGGCGGCGGCGGCCCGGGCATGGGCCCCATCTGCGTGGCCAGCCACCTGGTGAAGTTCCTGCCGGGGCACCCCGTCATCCAGACGGGCGGCTCGGAGGCCATTGGCGCCATCTCCGCGGCGCCCTGGGGCAGCGCGAGCATCCTGCTCATCTCGTGGATGTACATCGCGATGATGGGCGCGGAGGGGCTGACCCAGGCCACCAAGCTGGCCATCCTCAGCGCCAACTACGTGGCCGCGCGCCTCGACGCGCACTACCCGGTGCTGTACCGGGGCAAGCGCGGCAAGGTGGCGCACGAGTGCATCGTGGACCTGCGCCCGCTGAAGAAGACGGCCGGCGTGGAGGTGGAGGACGTGGCCAAGCGCCTCATGGACTACGGCTTCCACGCGCCCACCGTGTCCTTCCCGGTGGCGGGCACGCTCATGATTGAGCCGACGGAGAGCGAGTCCAAGGCCGAGCTGGACCGCTTCTGCGACGCGATGATTTCCATCCGCCAGGAGATTCGGGACATCGAGGAGGGCCGGGCGCCCAGGGACAACAACCTCCTCAAGCATGCCCCGCACACCGCGCGCGTCGTCACCGCGCCGGAGTGGAACCGGCCCTACTCGCGCGAGCAGGCCGTGTTCCCCGCGCCGTGGGTCCGCGACAACAAGTTCTGGCCCTCCGTGGGCCGGCTCAACAGCGTGCTCGGCGACCGCAAGCTGGTCTGCTCGTGCCCGCCCATCGAGGACTACATGACGCCGGAGCCGAAGGCCGCCACGGCCTGA
- a CDS encoding cation diffusion facilitator family transporter, whose amino-acid sequence MDGTTLTDRNLAQQERNRKVRHVLLGILVANWVVASAKLLFGMLSQSAAVTADGLHSFIDGGSNVLGLVAMGVASRPADEDHPYGHGKFEALASLGIGAMIGVGMLELGRMALDSVLNDKHPQVTGTMAAVMAFTLVVNLVVTRVERYYGRKYKSTLLLADASHTLSDVYVTLAVLGSLALVWLGYPRADGLIALAVMLFVAWVAYGIVRQAVGILSDTARLDSEEVKRHTLAVPGVRSCRDVRSRGMEESVYVDLKIEVDPQLTTAQAHELADRVERTLQAAYPQVVDVVVHVEPDRGALAAPA is encoded by the coding sequence GTGGACGGGACGACGCTCACCGACAGAAACCTGGCGCAGCAGGAGCGGAACCGGAAGGTCCGCCACGTGCTGCTGGGCATCCTCGTGGCCAACTGGGTGGTGGCCAGCGCCAAGCTGCTCTTCGGGATGCTGAGCCAATCCGCGGCGGTGACGGCGGACGGGCTGCACTCGTTCATCGACGGCGGCTCCAACGTGCTGGGGCTGGTGGCCATGGGCGTGGCGTCACGCCCGGCGGACGAGGACCACCCCTACGGCCACGGCAAGTTCGAGGCGCTCGCGTCGCTGGGCATTGGCGCGATGATTGGCGTGGGCATGCTGGAGCTGGGGCGCATGGCGCTCGACTCGGTGCTCAACGACAAGCACCCGCAGGTGACGGGCACCATGGCGGCCGTCATGGCCTTCACCCTGGTGGTGAACCTGGTGGTGACGCGGGTGGAGCGCTACTACGGGCGCAAGTACAAGAGCACCCTGCTGCTGGCGGACGCGAGCCACACCCTGTCCGACGTCTACGTCACCCTGGCCGTGCTGGGCTCCCTGGCGCTGGTGTGGCTGGGCTACCCGCGCGCGGACGGGCTGATTGCCCTGGCCGTCATGCTCTTCGTCGCCTGGGTGGCCTACGGCATCGTCCGGCAGGCGGTGGGCATCCTCTCCGACACGGCGCGCCTGGATTCGGAAGAGGTGAAGCGGCACACGCTGGCCGTCCCGGGCGTGCGCTCCTGCCGCGACGTGCGCAGCCGCGGCATGGAGGAGAGCGTCTACGTGGACCTCAAAATCGAGGTGGACCCGCAGCTCACCACCGCCCAGGCCCACGAGCTGGCGGACCGGGTGGAGCGGACGCTCCAGGCCGCCTATCCCCAGGTGGTGGACGTGGTCGTCCACGTGGAGCCGGACCGCGGCGCCCTGGCCGCGCCCGCGTAA
- a CDS encoding energy transducer TonB family protein, translated as MSTGSPNNWRRRRRQKSSAGRFAAALALALLLHAVYVGTLLLTGTLQGEPTARKPSKRPSAVAVRPLTAEQWAKNRGQASPQTKSQVSERPKAEEKKAEEKKAEETPKGQVVDVAPGNEEVDPNAKYLAESNNRVQKETRAREQTPFYRNAMPQRTAPQNQQGQNRDAQAPPRMAGNNGMGDDERPMAQGGQKPAFEIPDARKKNEVAMKTDPTSPGPGVEVNNQNESDEVIGNSKRLNIQPGTGGEEAGSTGRAGAPGLATLAPSRAVMDKILGAAPNDHLQDAEEGDGTLLNTREWKYASFFNRVKQSVGMHWNPNEQLRRRDPTGGIYTGRDRYTLLEITLDERGQLTDIQVEKSSGLDFLDFEAVSSFKRAQPFPNPPPGLLSDDAKVKFQFGFFMEMGGGPRMRLFRQPN; from the coding sequence GTGAGCACGGGTTCTCCCAACAACTGGCGTCGCCGGAGGCGGCAGAAGTCGTCCGCGGGGCGTTTCGCCGCGGCGCTCGCGCTCGCCCTGCTCCTCCATGCCGTCTACGTGGGCACCCTGCTGCTGACGGGCACGCTCCAGGGCGAGCCCACGGCCCGCAAGCCGTCGAAGCGGCCCTCCGCCGTGGCCGTGCGTCCGCTCACCGCCGAGCAGTGGGCGAAGAACCGCGGCCAGGCCTCGCCCCAGACGAAGTCCCAGGTGTCGGAGCGCCCCAAGGCCGAGGAGAAGAAGGCCGAGGAGAAGAAGGCCGAGGAGACGCCCAAGGGGCAGGTGGTGGACGTCGCGCCGGGCAATGAAGAGGTGGACCCGAACGCGAAGTACCTGGCGGAGAGCAACAACCGCGTCCAGAAGGAGACGCGCGCCCGGGAGCAGACGCCCTTCTACCGCAACGCCATGCCCCAGCGGACGGCGCCGCAGAACCAGCAAGGCCAGAACCGGGACGCGCAGGCGCCGCCGCGGATGGCCGGCAACAACGGCATGGGCGACGACGAGCGGCCCATGGCCCAGGGCGGCCAGAAGCCCGCCTTCGAGATCCCCGACGCCCGCAAGAAGAACGAGGTGGCGATGAAGACGGACCCGACGTCGCCGGGTCCGGGCGTGGAGGTGAACAACCAGAACGAGAGCGACGAGGTCATCGGGAACTCCAAGCGCCTCAACATCCAGCCGGGCACCGGCGGCGAGGAGGCCGGCTCCACGGGCCGCGCGGGCGCGCCTGGACTGGCGACGCTGGCGCCGTCGCGCGCCGTCATGGACAAGATCCTGGGCGCGGCCCCCAATGACCACCTGCAGGACGCCGAGGAGGGCGACGGCACCCTCCTCAACACGCGCGAGTGGAAGTACGCCAGCTTCTTCAACCGCGTGAAGCAGAGCGTGGGCATGCACTGGAACCCCAACGAGCAGCTTCGCCGGAGAGATCCCACCGGCGGCATCTACACGGGGCGAGACAGGTACACGCTGCTGGAGATCACGCTCGACGAGCGCGGTCAGTTGACGGACATCCAGGTGGAGAAGAGCAGCGGGCTCGACTTCCTCGACTTCGAGGCGGTGTCGTCCTTCAAACGCGCGCAGCCCTTCCCCAACCCGCCCCCCGGGCTGCTGTCGGACGACGCCAAGGTGAAGTTCCAGTTCGGTTTCTTCATGGAAATGGGCGGTGGCCCCAGGATGCGGCTGTTCCGCCAGCCCAACTGA
- a CDS encoding SpoIID/LytB domain-containing protein — translation MTPWRCDSTVSPPVRHAVTPLLAAVLLSACVASKPAADVPRASATGPAVVSSSEVPPEPPASEDAPTSEPAHQDTPGEPVHPAGSASAATSQGPSASAGDGEARGDGGGAPASATEGPPGSTAPGHDHDGHGPAAPPLEEDPLAQGLPTPGDLKRLDFRGGEPRVPVRLMEGRAEVTFAPRGRMRLRFGGPDEKMLDAAAGTRWTVRVTQGTPAELSARVQLAEFRIADRDGLQAALASWREKGLAVRAQVLGSVYGIAGKVIDNRRTLLLVDEVLTPEAAGRKQAELLRSHGARTTLFEEVKTPAKAILEVRDEAGVVVGLAQDRLDAETPDGAGFDVRQVEFGVGYDFHGFEDRTFRGALQFVVDRSGRLAVVNVVPLEDLLKGLVPAEIFARAHPEALKAQAVTARGEVLAKVGIKHLADPYLLCSEQHCAVYRGRTGEAASTTAAVEATRGEGLFSEDGRLVDSVYSAVCGGHTEDNDVVWGGPPDPSLRGRPDVIGPVGAMPLPASLERWLTAPNLLAACRLSSFARPSKFRWERRFTAEQVDARLKKLGVGRVQALALTDRGVSGRAAVLSVSGDKGATQVRGELNIRRLFGMLNSSMAVVEAERDAEGRLTGWLFRGGGWGHGVGMCQTGAIGRAEAGQRYQDILRHYYNGAEVAPIY, via the coding sequence GTGACACCTTGGAGGTGCGACAGTACGGTGTCGCCCCCCGTGCGCCACGCCGTCACCCCGCTTCTCGCCGCCGTCCTGCTCTCCGCCTGCGTGGCCTCGAAGCCCGCGGCCGACGTGCCCCGCGCGTCCGCCACCGGGCCGGCCGTCGTCTCATCATCCGAGGTGCCGCCGGAGCCGCCAGCGAGCGAGGACGCCCCGACTTCCGAGCCAGCCCACCAGGACACGCCAGGAGAGCCGGTTCACCCGGCGGGCAGCGCATCAGCGGCCACGTCCCAGGGGCCCTCGGCGAGCGCGGGCGATGGCGAAGCCCGCGGCGACGGAGGCGGCGCTCCGGCCTCGGCCACGGAGGGGCCCCCCGGGAGCACGGCACCGGGGCATGACCACGACGGCCACGGCCCCGCGGCTCCGCCCTTGGAGGAGGACCCGCTGGCCCAGGGGCTTCCCACGCCGGGGGACCTCAAGCGCCTGGACTTCCGCGGCGGCGAGCCGCGCGTGCCGGTGCGGCTGATGGAAGGCCGCGCCGAGGTCACCTTCGCTCCCCGGGGCCGGATGCGGCTGCGCTTCGGGGGCCCCGACGAGAAGATGCTCGACGCGGCGGCGGGCACCCGGTGGACCGTCCGCGTGACGCAGGGCACCCCGGCGGAGCTGTCCGCCCGCGTGCAGCTCGCCGAGTTCCGCATCGCGGACCGCGACGGGCTCCAGGCGGCGCTCGCGTCCTGGCGCGAGAAGGGGCTCGCGGTCCGGGCCCAGGTCCTGGGCTCCGTCTATGGCATCGCCGGCAAGGTCATCGACAACCGGCGCACCCTGCTGCTGGTGGACGAGGTCCTCACCCCCGAGGCGGCCGGCCGGAAGCAGGCGGAGCTGCTGCGCAGCCATGGCGCGCGGACGACGCTCTTCGAGGAGGTGAAGACGCCTGCCAAGGCCATCCTGGAGGTGCGCGACGAGGCGGGCGTGGTGGTGGGCCTGGCCCAGGACCGGCTGGACGCGGAGACGCCCGACGGCGCGGGCTTCGACGTCCGCCAGGTGGAGTTCGGCGTGGGCTACGACTTCCACGGCTTCGAGGACCGCACCTTCCGGGGCGCGCTCCAGTTCGTCGTGGACCGCTCCGGCCGGCTGGCGGTGGTGAACGTCGTCCCGCTGGAGGACCTGCTCAAGGGCCTGGTGCCCGCGGAGATCTTCGCCCGGGCCCATCCGGAGGCCCTCAAGGCCCAGGCCGTCACCGCGCGCGGCGAGGTGCTGGCCAAGGTGGGCATCAAGCACCTGGCGGACCCCTACCTGCTCTGCTCCGAGCAGCACTGCGCCGTCTACCGGGGCCGCACCGGCGAGGCCGCCAGCACCACCGCCGCGGTGGAGGCCACTCGGGGCGAGGGGCTCTTCAGCGAGGACGGCCGGCTGGTGGACTCCGTCTACAGCGCCGTCTGCGGCGGCCACACCGAGGACAACGACGTGGTGTGGGGCGGGCCCCCGGACCCCAGCCTGCGCGGCCGTCCGGACGTCATCGGCCCCGTGGGCGCCATGCCCCTCCCCGCCAGCCTGGAGCGCTGGCTGACGGCCCCCAACCTCCTGGCGGCCTGCCGGCTCTCCAGCTTCGCGCGGCCCAGCAAGTTCCGGTGGGAGAGGCGCTTCACGGCCGAGCAGGTGGACGCGCGCCTGAAGAAGCTGGGCGTGGGGCGCGTCCAGGCCCTGGCGCTGACGGACCGGGGCGTCTCTGGCCGCGCGGCCGTGTTGTCGGTCTCCGGCGACAAGGGCGCCACCCAGGTGCGCGGCGAGCTCAACATCCGCCGCCTGTTCGGCATGCTCAACAGCAGCATGGCGGTGGTGGAGGCCGAGCGGGACGCCGAGGGCCGGCTCACCGGCTGGCTTTTCCGTGGCGGGGGCTGGGGCCACGGCGTAGGAATGTGCCAGACGGGCGCCATTGGCCGGGCGGAGGCCGGGCAGCGCTACCAGGACATCCTCCGTCACTACTACAACGGTGCCGAGGTGGCCCCCATCTATTGA